Proteins encoded by one window of Serratia nevei:
- a CDS encoding LysR substrate-binding domain-containing protein — MHSPSRARLPKLSAILAFETAARTGSLARAADTLALTAAAVSQQIRQLEQHLGITLFIRAKSGVTLTEQGADYLAYVQEAFETLRVAQQHVERQRGKQALTVFALPALASKWLNPALGDWLAQCPDGDLRLHATHAAVDFAHSAADFALCFGDQDYPLLEKVRLFQDRVQPVCSPALRDRGDWTQLPLIHVDWGKESQFLPGWHEWFTAADRMPPARRGLTYNLTSLAIDAAVQGRGVLLGQRRLIARELAEGQLVTLAEPALPLSKPYYVVYPPRTLEKPGAAAFLAWLQTLTSTDQT; from the coding sequence ATGCACTCACCGTCCCGCGCGCGCTTGCCCAAGCTGAGCGCCATTCTGGCGTTCGAAACCGCCGCCCGCACCGGCAGCCTGGCCCGCGCGGCGGATACGCTGGCGCTGACCGCCGCCGCCGTCAGCCAGCAGATCCGCCAGCTGGAGCAACATCTGGGGATCACGCTGTTCATCCGCGCCAAAAGCGGCGTCACGCTGACCGAACAGGGCGCGGACTACCTGGCCTACGTGCAGGAGGCGTTCGAAACGCTGCGCGTGGCGCAGCAGCACGTCGAGCGCCAGCGCGGCAAACAGGCGCTGACGGTATTCGCCCTGCCGGCGTTGGCCTCCAAGTGGCTGAACCCGGCGCTGGGCGACTGGCTGGCGCAGTGCCCCGACGGCGATCTGCGGCTGCACGCGACCCATGCGGCGGTCGATTTCGCCCATTCGGCGGCGGACTTCGCCCTGTGCTTCGGCGATCAGGACTATCCGCTGCTGGAAAAGGTGCGGCTGTTTCAGGATCGGGTGCAGCCGGTGTGCAGCCCGGCGCTGCGCGATCGCGGCGACTGGACGCAGCTACCGCTGATCCACGTCGACTGGGGCAAGGAGAGCCAGTTTCTGCCGGGCTGGCACGAGTGGTTCACCGCCGCCGATCGAATGCCGCCAGCGCGGCGCGGACTGACCTATAACCTGACTTCGCTGGCTATCGACGCCGCCGTGCAAGGGCGGGGGGTGCTGCTCGGCCAGCGGCGGCTGATCGCCCGTGAACTGGCGGAAGGCCAGCTGGTCACCCTGGCCGAACCGGCGCTGCCGCTCAGCAAACCCTACTACGTGGTTTACCCACCGCGCACGCTGGAAAAACCCGGCGCAGCGGCGTTTCTGGCCTGGTTGCAAACCCTCACATCTACAGACCAAACCTGA
- a CDS encoding 2OG-Fe(II) oxygenase, which produces MPQLADIIDLSAHPIDDAEFRARCRQTLERSGALVLPGFLRAAALATVRLEGAEQHHAAFYATSKHNVYLRPQDDALPADHARNRLVVSSKGCITDEDIPPQSPLRALYDAPAFRAFLCAVLDEAQLYPYADRLSSINLHYAHTGQELGWHFDNSSFAITLLIQKPAAGGRFEYVENLRDADRGEMNYAGVTQVLDGERAAKRLAMEEGDLVLFRGRNAMHRVTPTEGDITRMLVVLAYNAQPDVMLSESARMTFYGRL; this is translated from the coding sequence ATGCCGCAACTTGCCGATATTATCGATCTGTCCGCCCATCCCATCGACGACGCCGAGTTCCGCGCCCGTTGCCGGCAAACGCTGGAACGCAGCGGTGCGTTAGTACTGCCGGGATTTTTGCGCGCCGCCGCGCTGGCGACGGTGCGGCTGGAAGGCGCCGAACAGCACCACGCGGCGTTTTACGCCACCAGCAAACACAACGTGTATCTGCGGCCGCAGGACGACGCGCTGCCGGCCGATCACGCGCGCAACCGGCTGGTGGTGTCGTCCAAGGGCTGCATTACCGACGAAGATATTCCGCCGCAGTCGCCGCTGCGTGCGCTGTACGACGCTCCGGCGTTTCGCGCGTTCCTCTGTGCGGTGCTGGATGAGGCGCAGCTGTATCCCTACGCCGATCGGCTGTCGTCGATCAACCTGCATTACGCCCACACCGGCCAGGAGCTGGGCTGGCACTTCGACAACTCGTCGTTCGCCATCACGCTGCTGATCCAGAAACCGGCGGCGGGCGGGCGTTTCGAGTACGTGGAGAACCTGCGCGATGCCGATCGCGGCGAGATGAACTATGCCGGGGTCACGCAGGTGCTGGACGGGGAGCGGGCGGCCAAACGGCTGGCGATGGAGGAGGGGGATTTGGTGCTGTTTCGCGGGCGCAACGCCATGCACCGGGTGACGCCGACCGAAGGCGACATCACGCGCATGCTGGTGGTGCTAGCCTACAATGCGCAGCCGGACGTGATGCTGTCGGAAAGCGCCAGAATGACGTTCTACGGCCGATTATAG
- the ansP gene encoding L-asparagine permease, whose translation MHSQKKSADDKHAARRRWLDSHESGYHKSMGNRQIQMIAIGGSIGTGLFLGTGGRLELAGPALALVYLVCGIFSFFILRALGELVLHRPSSGSFVSYAREFLGEKASYVAGWMYFLNWAMTGIVDITAVALYMHYWGTFADVPQWLFALGALGIVATMNMIGVKWFAEMEFWFALIKVAAIALFLIVGVVFLGTGTPVAGHTTGMHLITENGGMFPHGLLPALVLVQGVIFAFAGIELIGTAAGECKDPAKMMPKAINSVIWRIGLFYVGSVVLLVLLLPWNAYQAGQSPFVTFFSKLGVPYIGTIMNIVVLTAALSSLNSGLYSTGRILRSLAMGGSAPKLMAKMSSQQVPYAGILVTCGIYVIGVVLNYLVPSQVFEIVLNIASLGIIASWAFIIVCQMRLRKAVREGRAQPVSFRMPGAPFTSWLTLAFLLIVVVMMAFDYPNGTWTIATIPVLAVLLTLGWFGLRKRAQEVKLEQQAHEEQNPH comes from the coding sequence ATGCACTCACAAAAAAAGTCGGCGGACGATAAACACGCCGCCAGACGACGCTGGCTAGACTCCCATGAATCCGGTTATCACAAAAGCATGGGTAACCGGCAGATCCAAATGATCGCCATTGGCGGTTCGATCGGCACCGGCTTGTTCCTCGGTACCGGCGGCCGTCTCGAACTGGCCGGGCCGGCGCTGGCGCTGGTCTATCTGGTGTGCGGGATCTTCTCTTTCTTCATCCTGCGCGCGCTGGGCGAACTGGTGCTGCATCGCCCTTCCAGCGGCAGCTTCGTTTCTTACGCCCGCGAATTTCTCGGTGAGAAAGCCTCTTACGTCGCCGGCTGGATGTATTTCCTCAACTGGGCGATGACCGGCATCGTCGACATCACCGCGGTAGCGCTGTACATGCACTACTGGGGCACCTTCGCCGACGTGCCGCAATGGCTGTTCGCCCTCGGCGCGCTCGGCATCGTCGCCACCATGAACATGATCGGCGTGAAATGGTTCGCCGAAATGGAATTCTGGTTCGCGCTGATCAAGGTCGCCGCCATCGCGCTGTTCCTGATTGTCGGCGTGGTATTCCTCGGCACCGGCACCCCGGTCGCCGGCCACACCACCGGCATGCACCTGATCACCGAAAACGGCGGCATGTTCCCGCACGGCCTGCTGCCGGCACTGGTGCTGGTGCAAGGGGTGATCTTCGCCTTCGCCGGCATTGAGCTTATCGGCACCGCCGCCGGCGAGTGTAAAGATCCGGCCAAAATGATGCCCAAAGCGATCAACAGCGTGATCTGGCGTATCGGTCTGTTCTACGTCGGCTCCGTGGTGCTGTTGGTGCTGCTGCTGCCGTGGAACGCCTATCAGGCCGGCCAAAGCCCGTTCGTCACCTTCTTCAGCAAGCTGGGTGTGCCTTATATCGGCACCATCATGAACATCGTGGTGTTGACCGCCGCGCTGTCCAGCCTCAACTCCGGCCTCTACTCTACCGGCCGCATCCTGCGCTCGCTGGCGATGGGCGGCTCCGCGCCGAAGCTGATGGCCAAAATGAGCAGCCAGCAGGTGCCTTACGCCGGCATCCTGGTCACCTGCGGCATCTACGTGATCGGCGTGGTGCTCAACTATCTGGTGCCGTCGCAGGTGTTCGAGATCGTGTTGAACATCGCTTCGCTGGGCATCATCGCCTCCTGGGCATTTATCATCGTTTGCCAGATGCGTCTGCGCAAAGCCGTGCGCGAAGGCCGCGCGCAGCCGGTCTCGTTCAGAATGCCGGGCGCGCCGTTCACCTCCTGGCTGACGCTGGCGTTCCTGCTGATCGTGGTGGTGATGATGGCGTTCGACTACCCGAACGGCACCTGGACCATCGCCACCATTCCGGTGCTAGCGGTGCTGCTGACGCTGGGCTGGTTCGGCCTGCGCAAGCGCGCGCAGGAAGTGAAGCTGGAACAGCAGGCTCACGAAGAACAAAACCCGCACTGA
- a CDS encoding PACE efflux transporter, protein MQGVKRKLVYVTAYELIGMTISALGLALLSGHAPSSTGPLAVVITTLAVSWNFIYNYLFEWWESRQASRTRTLKRRILHAVGFQLTLVVYLIPLIAWWMGITLWQALLLDMALIVIIPCYTFLFNWAFDKLFGLPASALPAGESA, encoded by the coding sequence ATGCAAGGCGTCAAACGCAAACTGGTGTATGTCACCGCTTATGAACTTATCGGCATGACGATCTCGGCGCTGGGGCTGGCGCTGCTGTCGGGCCACGCGCCGAGCAGCACCGGGCCGCTGGCGGTGGTGATCACCACCCTCGCGGTCAGCTGGAACTTCATTTACAACTACCTGTTCGAGTGGTGGGAAAGCCGCCAGGCGTCGCGCACCCGTACCCTCAAGCGCCGCATTTTGCACGCAGTGGGCTTTCAGCTGACGCTGGTGGTGTATCTGATCCCGCTGATCGCCTGGTGGATGGGCATCACGCTGTGGCAGGCGCTGCTGCTGGACATGGCGCTGATCGTCATCATTCCTTGCTACACCTTCCTGTTTAACTGGGCGTTCGACAAGCTGTTCGGCCTGCCGGCTTCGGCTCTGCCGGCCGGTGAATCCGCCTAA